CCCCATCCACCAAGATCACCAGGGGCTTATCGGTGAGAGCAGCCTTACTCGCCCGCTCCCGATCCGTTTCACCCCAACGATCCACAGTGGAAACAATGGTGCCTTCTTCTAACCACATGCGAGCAATGTCCACACTGGCGAACAACAGTCCTCCAGGGTTGGAGCGCAAATCTAGGATGTACCCTGTCACCTGCTGCTTTTCCAAATCCTTAATGGCAGCGGACATCTCAGAGGCCGCATTGGCACTGAACTGTACCAGGCGAATATAACCAACTTTGCCCTTGGGCTCTTGCCGCACACTGTAGCGAACCGGATGAATTTCAATCCGAGCCCGCTTGAGGGTAAATTCCAGTTGCTGATTGCCCCGGAGAATCGTCAGAGAGACTTCTGTATCGACGGCCCCCCGGATCAGGGTCACCGCTTCATTGACACTTAGTCCCTCGGTGCTCTTGCCATCGATCTTGGTAATGATATCCTTGGCCAGCACGCCAGCGGTAGCGGCGGGGGTACCCTCAATGGGTGCAACGACAACGAGTTTTTTACTTTTTCGTCCTGGGCCAATTGAATTCCCACCCCGGTTAGCTCCCCAGAGGTATCAATTTGCATGTTCTTGAACTCTTCCGGGTCCATAAATCGGGTGTAGGGGTCACCCAATTTTTTCAGCATCTCCCGGATCGCCGTGTAGGCTTCTGCTTTGTCTTTATAGGGATGGCTTAAGACTTCTCGCCGCACGGCCTTCCAGTCAGTCTGGTTAAAGGTGCCATCCACGTAGGAGCGGTCAATCACCTGCCAAACTTCATCCACAACTTCTTTCGGACTTTCACGAAAGAAGGCTTGACCGCGCGACAAATTAATCCCGACACCCGTAATGGTGACGGCGGTCGCTGCAAGGGCCGTCGCGCCGATGACGAGAGCCTGTTTCGTTGTTGCCATAGAGATGCCGTTTCTGGAGCGTGGCGAGGGGGCTGAAAAAAGTTATCCCACTCTAACACATGGGATTTTAGGGATCGACCCAACGTCCATCCGCCTTAATCAGGTTGATCAACTCCTCTACGCCTTCAGCTTCTGGGACTTTCTTAATTTCATCTCGCCCCCGATACAAAGAGATATATCCGGGTTGCTTACCGACGTAGCCGTAGTCAGCATCCGCCATTTCACCGGGACCGTTGACAATACACCCCATGACGGCAATGTCGAGACCCGTGAGGTGTTTGGTTGCTTCCCGGACTTTTTGCAACACTGCTTCTAAGTTGAAGAGCGTCCGTCCGCAGGAGGGACAAGCAACATACTCCACCATGGTCTTGCGTAGCCCCAAGGCTTGCAGGATGCTGTAGCAGACGGGGATTTCCTTTTCGGGAGCCTCAGTGAGGGACACCCGGATGGTATCGCCAATGCCATCTGCCAAGAGGGTGGCGATGCCTGCGGTGGATTTAATCCGGCCATATTCCCCATCCCCCGCTTCTGTGACCCCTAAGTGCAGGGGATAACTCATTCCCTGTGCGTCCATCCGATGTGCCATCAGCCGATAGGCCGCCAACATCACCGGCACCCGCGAGGCTTTGAGGGAAATTACCAGATTTTGGAAATTTAGAGATTCACAGATGCGGATAAATTCTAAGGCTGACTGCACCATGCCCTCGGGGGTGTCCCCGTAGGTAAATAACATCCGCTCGGCTAAGGAACCATGATTGACGCCAATCCGCATCGCCTTACCTTGGTCACGGAGGCTAACCACCAATGGTTCAAGGGTTTCACGAATTTTCTCCCCAATCTCGTCAAACTCAGATTGGGTATACTCACTGCGGTTGGCTTTGGGCTTCTCAAAGACATACAAGCCGGGATTAATCCGCACTTTGTCAACATGTTTGGCCACTTCTAGGGCAATCTTCAGTCCATTGTGGTGGACATCAGCAACTAAGGGAACAGGTTGATAGGTGGAAAGTAATTGTTGCTTGATCTCAGCCAGGGCATAAGCATGGGCCAGACTGGGAACGGTAACCCGCACGATCTCGCAGCCAATTTCATGGAGCCGCCGAATCCCGGCGACTGAGCCTTCTACATCCAGGGTGTCTTCGTTGATCATGGACTGCACCACCACGGGATGCCCCCCCCCCAATGGTGACACTGCCAACACGGACGGGGCGTGTCTGGCGACGCTGAATCATCGTGTCTGGAGAAACTGGCTGGGTCGTCGCGATCGCAGCGGTGGGACTCGACAGAGTTTGCATAGGAGGTGAGCGTGGTGAGACAGCAGATTAAAGAATGCTTGAGAGTCTGGGAATCCAGCAATCTTGACAAGACACGCCAGAGAAAGCCCAGGATGGGGATTTCTAAATTCTGGGCTTTCTATATCCCAGATTGCCACAAATTCAGACAACCGCAGCTGCTAAGAATCAGGAGATCTCTGCAACCCCGATCAGGGGGACTGCGGATTCTCTGGCAAGACCCATTGGGCAGGAGCCATGAGTTTCTTGCGCAGGGATTCCTCGGCAATCTCTAACATTTTGTCCAGGGATGTTTTATGGATGAACTGGGTGGCGATGGTGGCGTATTCCCGATGGGGACACTGGTCTCCTAAGATACAACCGTTAATACAGGCTTCGGCACAATTGACAGTCACGGTCTCTCTCCAAGTCGTAACAGCAGCTTGGCAGTGATTCTATATTACCCTTGACCC
This genomic stretch from Neosynechococcus sphagnicola sy1 harbors:
- a CDS encoding S41 family peptidase, which gives rise to MEGTPAATAGVLAKDIITKIDGKSTEGLSVNEAVTLIRGAVDTEVSLTILRGNQQLEFTLKRARIEIHPVRYSVRQEPKGKVGYIRLVQFSANAASEMSAAIKDLEKQQVTGYILDLRSNPGGLLFASVDIARMWLEEGTIVSTVDRWGETDRERASKAALTDKPLVILVDGGSASASEILSGALQDNHRALLVGTKTFGKGLVQSVRGLGDGSGLAVTIAKYFTPDGRDINKEGIHPDVEVSLTEAQREELGRDRNKIGTTADPQYAKALDVLTQRIASENSQQQAESRVK